Proteins from a single region of Geothrix sp. PMB-07:
- a CDS encoding HD domain-containing protein, producing MTPTTPWRTACEQALRRFSDADSIRFWGIGHEVDGSYQPIFNYRFEHTYAAVLLARWLAPATGADAEVVECAAWLHDVAKRLKDPHGKDTHAQDASAKVEEILAGTDFPTEKIPAVRHAIEHHVGLKLTRRLEPLETACLWDCDKLSKIGAASLIHFGCISGAFQPISTAEILRRGEAWLDLARTITASFNTEPAQEEGRRRLAFIEAHYAQLRREWSDPMEMTPP from the coding sequence ATGACCCCAACCACTCCCTGGCGGACCGCCTGTGAACAAGCGCTGCGGCGCTTCTCGGATGCTGACTCGATCCGGTTCTGGGGCATCGGCCATGAGGTGGATGGGAGCTACCAGCCCATCTTCAACTACCGCTTTGAACACACCTACGCGGCCGTGCTGCTGGCCCGCTGGCTGGCCCCGGCCACCGGCGCGGACGCGGAGGTGGTGGAGTGCGCCGCCTGGCTGCACGATGTGGCCAAGCGGCTGAAGGATCCCCACGGCAAGGACACCCACGCCCAGGATGCCTCGGCCAAGGTCGAGGAGATCCTCGCGGGGACGGACTTCCCCACGGAAAAGATCCCCGCCGTGCGCCACGCCATCGAACACCACGTGGGACTGAAGCTCACCCGGCGCCTCGAGCCGCTGGAAACCGCCTGCCTCTGGGACTGCGACAAGCTCAGCAAGATCGGAGCCGCCAGCCTCATCCACTTCGGCTGCATCAGCGGGGCCTTCCAGCCCATCAGCACCGCCGAGATCCTGCGCCGGGGCGAGGCCTGGCTGGATCTCGCCCGCACCATCACGGCCAGCTTCAACACCGAGCCCGCCCAGGAGGAAGGCCGCCGCAGGCTGGCCTTCATCGAAGCCCATTACGCCCAGCTGAGGCGCGAGTGGTCCGATCCCATGGAGATGACGCCGCCATGA
- the hutH gene encoding histidine ammonia-lyase: MIHLDGRSLTASLLARIAAGEGVTLDEGALALVAENRAVVDRIVAEGRTVYGINTGFGQFATVVIAPDQLQQLQLNLIRSHAAGVGEPLPKDQTRALMAARINCLLKAHSGIRPEPIHLLAACLNQDVVPVVPSQGSVGASGDLAPLAHMALMLVGEGLAWSDGKHVPSGEALAKAGLKPVTLQAKEGLALINGTQLITSLGNLAVEKFTRLTTLADEIAALSLEALRGTRAAFDPRIHAARPHPGQIAVAENMRRILGTSSAISESHKDCHRVQDAYSLRCLPQVHGVTRDALAFAGAILETELNSATDNPMIFTDTQESRSGGNFHGQYPAFACDVLAIAAADLASISERRQERLVNPAYSDLPAFLTQNGGLESGFMMAHVTSAALVSEMKGLAHPACVDTIPTSAGKEDHVSMGPIAARKLLRAVDALEQVLAIEARMALEGVRILGLAPAKGLEPLMEKLSKACAPWSDRVMFVEIQATLDALADYEEARP; the protein is encoded by the coding sequence ATGATTCATCTCGATGGCCGCTCCCTCACTGCGTCCCTGCTGGCGCGCATCGCCGCCGGCGAAGGCGTCACGCTGGATGAAGGCGCCCTCGCCCTCGTCGCCGAGAACCGCGCGGTCGTTGACCGCATCGTCGCCGAAGGCCGCACCGTCTACGGCATCAATACCGGCTTCGGCCAGTTCGCCACCGTGGTCATCGCGCCGGACCAACTGCAGCAGCTGCAGCTCAACCTCATCCGCAGCCACGCGGCCGGTGTGGGTGAGCCCCTGCCCAAGGACCAGACGCGGGCCCTCATGGCCGCCCGCATCAACTGCCTGCTGAAGGCCCACAGCGGCATCCGGCCCGAACCCATCCACCTGCTGGCGGCCTGCCTCAACCAGGACGTGGTGCCCGTGGTGCCCAGCCAGGGCAGCGTCGGCGCCAGCGGCGATCTGGCTCCCCTGGCCCATATGGCCCTCATGCTCGTGGGCGAAGGCCTGGCCTGGTCCGACGGCAAGCATGTCCCCAGCGGCGAGGCCCTGGCCAAGGCCGGCCTCAAGCCTGTCACCCTGCAGGCCAAGGAAGGCTTGGCCCTCATCAATGGCACCCAGCTCATCACGTCGCTGGGCAACCTGGCGGTGGAGAAGTTCACCCGTCTGACCACCCTCGCGGATGAGATCGCGGCCCTCAGCCTGGAGGCCCTGCGCGGCACCCGCGCGGCCTTCGATCCCCGCATCCACGCGGCCCGCCCCCATCCCGGCCAGATCGCCGTGGCCGAGAACATGCGGAGGATCCTCGGCACCAGCAGCGCCATTTCCGAAAGCCACAAGGACTGCCACCGTGTGCAGGATGCTTACAGCCTGCGCTGCCTGCCCCAGGTGCATGGCGTCACCCGCGATGCCCTGGCCTTCGCCGGCGCCATTCTGGAAACCGAACTGAACAGCGCCACCGACAACCCGATGATCTTCACGGACACGCAGGAATCCCGCTCCGGCGGCAACTTCCATGGCCAGTACCCGGCCTTCGCCTGCGATGTGCTCGCCATTGCCGCGGCCGATCTGGCCAGCATTTCCGAGCGCCGTCAGGAGCGCCTGGTGAACCCCGCCTACTCGGACCTGCCCGCCTTCCTCACCCAGAACGGCGGCCTGGAATCCGGCTTCATGATGGCCCACGTCACCTCCGCCGCCCTCGTGAGCGAGATGAAGGGCTTGGCCCACCCCGCCTGCGTGGACACCATCCCCACCAGCGCCGGCAAGGAGGATCACGTCAGCATGGGCCCCATCGCCGCCCGCAAGCTGCTGCGGGCCGTGGATGCCCTGGAGCAGGTGCTGGCCATCGAGGCCCGCATGGCCCTGGAAGGGGTGCGCATCCTCGGCCTGGCCCCGGCCAAGGGCCTGGAGCCCCTCATGGAAAAGCTGTCCAAGGCTTGCGCACCCTGGTCGGATCGCGTCATGTTTGTGGAAATACAAGCCACCCTCGATGCGCTCGCGGACTATGAGGAAGCCCGTCCATGA
- a CDS encoding MFS transporter → MQSSKRARTAIFLTVFVDLLGFGIVIPILPLYAQAIADHPSAWMASVNHFLGLGGAGTTPGAFWAGVGFLSYSVMQFIASPILGRVSDKVGRKPVLWMSLVGSAFGYLMLALTSRFEWMLAARILDGITGGNISVAQAAMADTSSPEERSKVLGMIGAAFGLGFVLGPAMAGVLSGSAFGHHLLATKGWHLPFFVAAGLSLLASLMVLFWLPETLTPEVRARARSHESRGHALVKALKRPGLPQILGVSLLAMAGFAMMEGTFALLVHQRFDFHQREVGYLFAGIGVLLVIYQGGLVRVVAKRIPERVALITGLVLMGVTLPLMPKAAWMWPFVLLFIPLSWGSGMGNTAGTALASRLTPPEDQGALFGVINAMTGMGRIIGPAVGTFTFARWGGQTTYTVAGLTLGLALVLALTLSPTPPKEVS, encoded by the coding sequence ATGCAGTCTTCCAAACGCGCCAGGACGGCCATCTTCCTCACGGTCTTCGTCGACCTCCTGGGCTTCGGCATCGTCATTCCCATCCTGCCGCTCTACGCGCAGGCCATCGCAGACCACCCCAGCGCCTGGATGGCCAGCGTCAATCACTTCCTGGGCCTGGGTGGCGCGGGCACCACGCCGGGCGCCTTCTGGGCAGGCGTGGGCTTCCTCAGCTACAGCGTCATGCAGTTCATTGCCTCGCCCATCCTGGGCCGCGTCTCAGACAAAGTGGGCCGCAAGCCCGTGCTGTGGATGAGCCTCGTGGGCTCGGCCTTCGGCTACCTCATGCTGGCCCTCACCAGCCGCTTCGAGTGGATGCTGGCCGCGCGGATTCTTGATGGCATCACCGGCGGCAACATTTCGGTGGCCCAGGCGGCCATGGCCGATACCTCCTCGCCGGAGGAGCGCTCGAAGGTCCTCGGCATGATCGGCGCCGCCTTCGGCCTGGGCTTCGTGCTGGGCCCCGCCATGGCGGGCGTACTCAGTGGCAGCGCCTTCGGCCACCACCTGCTGGCCACCAAGGGCTGGCACCTGCCCTTCTTTGTGGCGGCGGGCCTGTCCCTGTTGGCCTCCTTGATGGTGCTCTTCTGGCTGCCGGAAACCCTCACGCCCGAAGTCCGTGCCCGCGCCCGTTCCCACGAGAGCCGCGGTCACGCCCTGGTGAAGGCACTCAAGCGACCGGGCCTGCCCCAGATTCTCGGCGTGTCCCTGTTGGCCATGGCGGGTTTCGCCATGATGGAGGGCACCTTCGCCCTGCTGGTGCACCAGCGGTTCGACTTCCACCAGCGCGAGGTGGGCTACCTGTTTGCGGGCATCGGTGTGCTGCTGGTGATCTACCAGGGCGGCCTGGTGCGGGTGGTGGCCAAGCGCATCCCCGAGCGGGTGGCGCTCATCACGGGTCTGGTGCTCATGGGCGTGACCCTGCCCTTGATGCCCAAGGCGGCCTGGATGTGGCCCTTCGTCCTGCTCTTCATTCCGCTCTCCTGGGGCAGTGGCATGGGCAACACCGCGGGCACGGCCCTGGCCAGCCGCCTGACGCCGCCTGAAGATCAGGGGGCCCTCTTCGGCGTCATCAATGCCATGACCGGCATGGGCCGCATCATCGGCCCCGCCGTGGGCACCTTCACCTTCGCCCGCTGGGGCGGACAAACCACCTACACCGTGGCCGGACTCACCCTGGGCCTGGCCCTGGTGCTGGCCCTCACCCTTTCCCCCACCCCCCCCAAGGAAGTCTCATGA
- a CDS encoding PAS domain S-box protein: MADPAPRDLRTASDPSDLRVDGLKARLDATHGMLDAISEAIYVQDAQGRFLDVNEGAARMYGYPRSFFIGKTPEAISAPGRNDLAVLETFFAKALHGEPQQFEYWGRKSDGSFFPKQVRLYPGTYLGQQVIVAVAQDISERKRAEQTQQATFRIAEAALDSKSSRELFERVHAIVRDLMPAENLYIALWDRASDTLSFPYWVDQEDPVPGKRRVGRGLTEYILRSGQPLLIDTETLKALQAAGEVAPQGTLSLDWLGVPLRNDSGVFGVLVVQSYTGGHRYNTGDRDLLAFVSSQVALAIDRAKAQSQQRLLTAAIDCAADPVMGIDSEAGFVFVNQAACAALGYTREEFERMNLSDIDPDVDLTRWPERWDLVRSLRSRRLEIRHLRKDGSIFPVEISSNFLSTEGQDIIFTYARDITSRKAAEEALRASEEKFSKTFHASPDAINLTRLSDGTYVDVSEGFEKISGWTREEVIGRSSRDLGLWAVPEDRQRMMEQLERDGEFTGLETTFRRKNGSLLTGLMSGKKMQVDGVPCVLSITRDITDRKAAEEALAAERGLFIGGPVMVFKWRTIEGWPVEYVSPNVQSILGYSVSDLVEGRVPFRSLFHPDDAGRVIQEAQEVETQGKSHFEQQYRLRTASGEYRWFYDFSAAASPGPNPTHYLGYLLDITDRRQAEDALRQSQKLESLGILAGGIAHDFNNLLTVVLGNLNLAQMHLPEQSPASPYLAKMEATVLRATDLTKQMLAYSGRGHFLVQPHDLNGLVRDVTHLLEVSIPKKIRLRFDLEPGLPAIQADATQIQQVVMNLVTNAADAIGDREGAIHLGTYATDLDERQLRSAYRAESLPAGRYVMLEVTDTGMGMTQEVMARIFDPFFTTKASGRGLGLSAMLGILRGHGAGLQIESEVGRGSTFRLCFPASSEQPAPCESGVQEALAHPMRGRILLVDDEELIRQTIGAALETLGLEVITARDGLEALEVFREAAPRPDLVLMDLTMPRMDGREAFEAMHNLDPSVPVVLSSGFTEQDSLRTLSGKGPAEFIQKPYQIKELRLLVQRVLGV, from the coding sequence ATGGCAGACCCAGCCCCCCGAGACCTCAGGACCGCCTCAGACCCCTCTGACCTGCGGGTCGATGGACTCAAGGCCCGCCTGGATGCCACCCACGGCATGCTCGATGCCATCTCCGAGGCCATCTATGTCCAGGATGCCCAGGGCCGCTTCCTGGATGTGAACGAGGGCGCGGCCCGGATGTACGGCTACCCGCGGTCCTTTTTCATCGGCAAAACGCCGGAAGCCATCTCCGCGCCGGGACGCAATGATCTCGCCGTCCTCGAGACCTTTTTCGCAAAGGCCCTGCACGGCGAACCACAACAGTTTGAGTATTGGGGCCGAAAGAGCGACGGTTCCTTCTTTCCCAAGCAGGTGCGGCTCTACCCAGGCACCTATCTGGGCCAGCAGGTCATCGTCGCCGTGGCTCAGGACATTTCTGAACGGAAGCGAGCTGAACAGACCCAACAGGCAACCTTCCGCATTGCCGAGGCGGCTCTGGATTCCAAGAGCAGCCGTGAACTCTTTGAGCGCGTCCACGCCATCGTCCGCGACCTCATGCCCGCGGAAAACCTCTACATCGCCCTCTGGGATCGAGCCTCCGACACCCTCTCGTTTCCCTACTGGGTGGATCAGGAAGACCCGGTCCCCGGAAAGCGAAGGGTCGGACGGGGCCTCACCGAATACATTCTCCGCAGCGGCCAACCCCTGCTCATCGATACAGAGACCTTGAAGGCGCTCCAGGCGGCCGGCGAAGTGGCGCCGCAGGGAACCCTCTCCCTGGACTGGCTGGGGGTGCCGCTGCGCAATGATTCGGGCGTCTTCGGCGTCCTGGTGGTGCAGAGCTACACGGGCGGACACCGCTACAACACCGGAGACCGCGACCTCCTGGCCTTCGTCTCCTCCCAGGTCGCGCTGGCCATCGACCGGGCCAAGGCCCAGTCCCAGCAGCGGCTCCTGACGGCGGCCATTGACTGCGCGGCCGACCCCGTGATGGGCATCGATTCCGAGGCGGGTTTCGTGTTCGTCAATCAGGCCGCCTGCGCGGCCCTGGGCTACACCCGGGAAGAATTCGAGCGGATGAACCTGAGCGACATCGATCCGGATGTGGACCTCACCCGCTGGCCCGAACGCTGGGACCTGGTGCGCTCCCTCCGCTCCCGTCGCCTGGAGATCCGGCACCTGCGCAAGGACGGCAGCATCTTTCCCGTGGAGATCAGCAGCAATTTCCTGTCCACGGAAGGCCAGGACATCATCTTCACCTACGCCCGCGACATCACCTCGCGGAAGGCCGCGGAGGAAGCCCTCCGCGCCAGCGAGGAGAAATTCTCCAAGACCTTCCACGCCAGTCCGGATGCCATCAACCTCACCCGGTTGTCGGATGGGACCTATGTGGATGTCAGCGAAGGGTTCGAAAAAATCAGCGGTTGGACCCGGGAGGAGGTGATCGGCCGATCATCCCGTGATCTTGGCCTCTGGGCCGTTCCCGAAGACCGCCAGCGCATGATGGAGCAACTTGAACGCGACGGTGAATTCACCGGTCTGGAGACCACTTTCCGTCGGAAAAACGGCAGCCTGCTGACCGGCCTCATGTCCGGTAAAAAAATGCAGGTCGATGGCGTCCCCTGCGTGCTCTCCATCACCCGGGACATCACAGACCGCAAGGCCGCCGAAGAGGCCCTGGCCGCCGAGCGCGGCCTCTTCATCGGTGGGCCGGTCATGGTGTTCAAGTGGCGGACCATCGAAGGTTGGCCAGTGGAGTACGTCTCGCCCAACGTCCAATCCATCCTCGGCTACTCCGTCAGCGACCTGGTGGAGGGACGGGTTCCCTTCCGCAGCCTCTTCCACCCCGATGATGCGGGCCGGGTGATCCAGGAGGCGCAGGAGGTCGAAACCCAGGGCAAGAGCCATTTCGAGCAGCAGTACCGGCTGCGCACCGCCTCGGGCGAATACCGCTGGTTCTACGATTTTTCCGCCGCGGCCTCCCCGGGCCCGAACCCGACCCACTACCTGGGCTACCTGCTCGACATCACCGATCGGCGCCAGGCCGAGGACGCCCTCAGGCAATCTCAGAAACTGGAAAGCCTCGGCATCCTGGCCGGCGGCATCGCCCACGATTTCAACAACCTGCTCACGGTGGTGCTGGGCAACCTGAACCTGGCCCAGATGCACCTGCCGGAGCAATCACCCGCAAGCCCCTACCTGGCCAAGATGGAGGCCACCGTCCTGCGGGCCACGGACCTCACCAAGCAGATGCTGGCCTATTCCGGGCGCGGCCATTTCCTCGTCCAGCCCCACGACCTCAACGGCCTCGTGCGGGACGTCACCCACCTGCTCGAAGTCTCCATCCCCAAGAAGATCCGGCTCCGCTTCGATCTGGAGCCCGGCCTGCCCGCCATCCAGGCGGACGCCACCCAGATCCAGCAGGTGGTCATGAACCTGGTGACCAATGCCGCCGACGCCATCGGGGACCGGGAAGGGGCCATCCACCTCGGCACCTACGCCACGGACCTGGATGAACGGCAGCTCCGGTCCGCCTACCGCGCGGAGTCGCTGCCCGCGGGCCGCTACGTCATGCTGGAAGTCACCGATACCGGCATGGGCATGACCCAGGAGGTCATGGCGCGGATTTTCGATCCCTTCTTCACCACCAAGGCCTCGGGCCGGGGGCTGGGCCTGTCGGCCATGCTGGGCATCCTCCGCGGCCATGGGGCCGGGCTGCAGATCGAGAGTGAGGTGGGTCGGGGCAGCACCTTCCGGCTTTGCTTCCCAGCGTCCAGCGAGCAACCGGCTCCCTGCGAATCGGGGGTCCAAGAGGCCCTGGCGCACCCCATGCGGGGCCGGATCCTGCTGGTAGATGACGAGGAATTGATTCGCCAAACCATCGGCGCGGCCCTGGAAACCCTGGGCCTGGAAGTGATCACGGCCCGGGACGGCCTGGAGGCCCTGGAGGTGTTCCGGGAGGCGGCCCCGCGGCCAGATCTGGTGCTGATGGACCTCACCATGCCCCGCATGGATGGGCGGGAAGCCTTCGAGGCCATGCACAACCTGGATCCCTCGGTCCCCGTGGTGCTCAGCAGCGGCTTTACCGAGCAGGACTCCCTCCGCACCCTGTCCGGCAAGGGCCCTGCCGAGTTCATCCAGAAACCCTACCAAATCAAGGAACTGCGCCTTCTGGTGCAGAGGGTGCTGGGGGTTTAG
- a CDS encoding ABC transporter permease gives MLLWRQFVMEWRLYSRDRAAMFWTLAFPVVLLLGFGTMFRDSGGPRLSVVRVLSATSTPKDAAFDQALADLQLKVQPLTKAEAEARWAQGETAAQVEPDGEGYRLRLNSYLMAQAGATAGLVNQAWLVAQARLNGSPEPLKIPTQVESPGHKRATNYASFLLPGLLGLNLVSMGLFSVGMVNVSYREKGKFRRLAVTPLPKWIFLLGQVTHRLTLTVLQAAILLLVGRLVFNIQNQGSFSLLLLVMTLGTGCFMAFGFALSSFADTSEGYAAISNLVFLPLMLLSGVYFTLDAAPAWLQHAVAVLPLAPFIKALRAVFNDGAGLAGHGMGLAIVGAWGVAAFLLAVRRFRWA, from the coding sequence ATGTTGCTCTGGAGACAATTCGTCATGGAATGGCGGCTCTACAGCCGCGACCGGGCCGCCATGTTCTGGACCCTGGCCTTCCCGGTGGTCCTGCTGTTGGGCTTCGGCACCATGTTTAGGGACAGCGGAGGCCCCAGGCTCTCAGTGGTGCGTGTCCTCTCAGCCACGTCGACGCCCAAGGATGCGGCCTTCGACCAGGCCCTGGCCGACCTGCAGCTCAAGGTCCAGCCGCTGACCAAGGCGGAAGCCGAGGCCCGCTGGGCCCAGGGGGAGACGGCCGCCCAAGTGGAGCCGGACGGCGAAGGCTACCGCCTGCGTCTGAACAGCTACCTCATGGCCCAGGCCGGGGCCACGGCGGGCCTCGTGAACCAGGCCTGGCTGGTGGCGCAGGCGCGGCTCAACGGGTCACCCGAGCCCCTGAAAATCCCCACCCAGGTGGAGAGCCCCGGCCACAAACGGGCCACCAACTACGCCTCCTTCCTGCTGCCCGGCCTGCTGGGCCTGAACCTGGTGAGCATGGGCCTGTTCAGCGTCGGCATGGTGAACGTGTCCTACCGCGAAAAGGGGAAGTTCCGGCGCCTGGCGGTGACGCCCTTGCCCAAATGGATCTTCCTGCTGGGCCAGGTCACCCACCGGCTCACCCTCACCGTGCTCCAGGCCGCCATCCTCCTGCTGGTGGGCCGGCTCGTCTTCAACATCCAGAACCAGGGCTCCTTCAGCCTCCTGCTGCTGGTCATGACGCTGGGTACCGGCTGCTTCATGGCCTTCGGCTTCGCCCTGAGCAGCTTCGCCGATACCTCCGAAGGCTATGCGGCCATCTCGAACCTGGTGTTTCTGCCCTTGATGCTGCTGAGCGGCGTCTACTTCACCCTGGACGCCGCCCCGGCCTGGCTTCAGCATGCCGTGGCCGTGCTGCCTCTGGCCCCCTTCATCAAGGCCCTGCGGGCCGTGTTCAACGATGGCGCCGGCCTTGCTGGCCATGGCATGGGCCTGGCCATCGTGGGCGCCTGGGGCGTGGCAGCCTTCCTGCTGGCCGTGCGGCGCTTCCGCTGGGCCTGA
- a CDS encoding ABC transporter ATP-binding protein — MSDSALRIRGLGKAFPKVVAVDGVDLEVARGEVFGLLGPNGAGKTTTLEIIEGITTADAGDIEILGLNWKHQGQEIRSRIGVQLQSTSLFNKITPREALDLYGSYYPKNRSSKELLELVQLEEKADAYHITLSGGQQQRLALALALVNDPELVFLDEPTTGLDPQARRSLWEVVRRIKAEGRTVMLTTHYMDEAEALCDRLAIMDHGKVIATGTPASLIADLAIPSVVELTFEGEAPDPTAFANRLGQPVEHRADLWEIPTPDPKALLPRLLESAEAEAIPFQQVHVRRATLEDVFLHRTGRSLRE; from the coding sequence ATGTCCGATTCCGCCCTTCGCATTCGCGGTCTCGGCAAGGCCTTCCCCAAGGTGGTTGCCGTGGACGGGGTGGATCTGGAAGTGGCCCGGGGCGAGGTCTTCGGCCTGCTGGGACCCAACGGGGCCGGCAAGACCACCACGCTCGAGATCATCGAGGGCATCACCACGGCCGATGCCGGCGACATCGAGATCCTGGGGCTGAACTGGAAGCACCAGGGACAGGAGATCCGCTCCCGCATCGGCGTGCAGCTCCAGAGCACCAGCCTCTTCAACAAGATCACCCCCCGGGAGGCGCTGGATCTCTACGGCAGCTACTATCCGAAGAACCGCAGCAGCAAGGAGCTGCTGGAGCTGGTGCAGCTGGAGGAGAAGGCCGACGCCTACCACATCACCCTCAGCGGCGGCCAGCAGCAGCGGCTGGCCCTGGCCCTCGCCCTGGTGAACGATCCCGAGCTGGTGTTCCTCGATGAGCCCACCACGGGCCTGGATCCCCAGGCCCGTCGCAGCCTCTGGGAGGTGGTGCGGCGCATCAAGGCCGAGGGGCGCACGGTGATGCTGACCACCCACTACATGGATGAAGCGGAAGCCCTCTGCGACCGGCTGGCCATCATGGATCACGGCAAGGTCATCGCCACGGGCACACCGGCCTCGCTCATTGCCGATCTGGCCATTCCGAGCGTGGTGGAACTGACCTTCGAGGGCGAGGCGCCCGATCCCACCGCTTTCGCCAATCGGCTCGGTCAACCCGTCGAACACCGCGCGGACCTGTGGGAGATCCCCACGCCCGATCCCAAGGCCCTGCTGCCCCGGCTGCTGGAATCCGCCGAGGCCGAGGCCATCCCCTTCCAGCAGGTCCATGTCCGCCGAGCCACCCTGGAGGATGTGTTCCTGCACCGCACGGGCCGGAGCCTGAGGGAGTAG
- the ispE gene encoding 4-(cytidine 5'-diphospho)-2-C-methyl-D-erythritol kinase encodes MVLSIQAPAKLNRFLAVLGRRADGFHELELVTTVLEGVAELTDTLSGEPGPRLSLSISGPAGEGLETDESNLVIRAWRLLEAAAERALPTTLHLEKRIPHGAGLGGGSSDAAAALRLGNSLFNLELAERTLLDLAAALGSDVPLFLLGGTTLGLGRGERVFPLRPLPFEPLLLVHPGLHVSTPNVYRVLAELGYADPRPLLSLPEGIAPPWRNDLTAAALKVCPALVEVREALAAAGGEPLLCGSGSCWAARFDSTAHRDRAVAMLRRLHESWCVWPI; translated from the coding sequence ATGGTTCTTTCGATCCAGGCCCCCGCCAAACTCAACCGCTTCCTCGCCGTGCTCGGCCGTCGGGCGGATGGCTTCCATGAGCTGGAGCTGGTCACCACAGTGCTCGAAGGCGTTGCAGAACTCACGGACACGCTCTCCGGAGAGCCCGGCCCCCGCCTGTCGCTGAGCATCTCGGGGCCCGCCGGTGAAGGATTGGAAACCGATGAATCCAACCTCGTGATCCGGGCCTGGCGCCTGCTCGAAGCCGCCGCGGAACGCGCCCTTCCAACGACCCTCCACCTGGAGAAGCGCATTCCCCACGGGGCGGGCCTGGGCGGAGGCAGCAGCGATGCGGCGGCGGCCCTTCGGCTGGGCAACAGCCTCTTCAACCTCGAGCTGGCAGAGAGGACCCTGCTGGATCTGGCGGCGGCCCTGGGCAGCGACGTGCCCCTCTTCCTGCTGGGCGGCACCACGCTGGGCCTGGGCCGGGGTGAGCGGGTGTTTCCGTTGCGCCCCCTGCCCTTTGAACCGCTGCTGCTCGTGCACCCCGGGCTGCATGTGAGCACCCCCAACGTGTACCGGGTTCTGGCGGAACTTGGGTACGCAGATCCCCGGCCTCTGCTTTCCCTGCCAGAGGGCATCGCGCCACCTTGGCGCAATGATCTGACTGCGGCTGCCCTGAAAGTCTGCCCCGCCCTCGTGGAAGTGCGCGAAGCCCTCGCCGCCGCCGGTGGGGAGCCGCTGCTCTGCGGGTCCGGAAGCTGCTGGGCGGCGCGCTTCGATTCCACAGCTCACCGCGACCGTGCGGTGGCGATGCTGCGACGACTCCATGAGAGCTGGTGCGTCTGGCCGATCTGA
- a CDS encoding thioesterase family protein — translation MVLLLRTLWKGLTLRFRAPLEALEASVLSFRVWPNDLDVNVHMNNGRFLSVMDLGRFDLTFRTGLGRAMLRNRWKPLVGGVTIRYRRSLDPFEAYELHTRLLGWDAKWFFLEQRFVKRGGELAAEGVVRALFRGREGNVPVAEVLSQMGYVGPDINPPEALRRWAEG, via the coding sequence ATGGTTCTGCTGCTCCGCACCCTCTGGAAAGGCCTCACCCTGCGCTTTCGGGCGCCTCTGGAGGCCCTTGAAGCCTCGGTGCTCAGCTTCCGCGTGTGGCCTAACGACCTTGATGTGAACGTCCACATGAACAACGGCCGGTTTCTGAGCGTCATGGATCTGGGCCGCTTCGATCTCACGTTCCGCACCGGCCTGGGGAGGGCCATGCTTCGCAACCGCTGGAAGCCGCTGGTGGGAGGCGTCACCATCCGTTACCGCCGCAGCCTGGATCCCTTCGAGGCCTACGAACTCCACACCCGCTTGCTGGGCTGGGATGCCAAGTGGTTCTTCCTGGAGCAGCGCTTCGTGAAACGGGGCGGGGAGCTGGCCGCCGAAGGTGTGGTCCGGGCCCTTTTCCGCGGCCGGGAGGGGAATGTGCCCGTGGCCGAAGTGCTGAGCCAGATGGGTTACGTCGGGCCCGACATCAATCCGCCCGAAGCGCTGCGCCGCTGGGCTGAGGGCTGA
- a CDS encoding GNAT family N-acetyltransferase, whose product MAPIPETHRISLDPSELQFDVIHGYLTRSYWSPGISRELVERAARHSLCAGAFGPRSVQVGFARLITDHTTFGYLADVFVLEAHRGLGLAEAMVRTLMDLPEVQGMRRLMLATRDAHGLYRKLGWEPVTDPAPLMQIRRANLYQAPQEGMEG is encoded by the coding sequence ATGGCACCGATCCCGGAAACCCATCGCATCTCGCTTGATCCGTCGGAACTCCAGTTCGATGTGATCCATGGCTACCTGACCCGGAGCTACTGGTCCCCGGGCATTTCCCGGGAGCTCGTGGAGCGGGCCGCCCGACATAGCCTCTGCGCGGGCGCCTTCGGGCCCCGGAGCGTCCAGGTGGGGTTCGCACGGCTGATCACCGACCACACCACCTTCGGCTACCTGGCCGATGTGTTTGTGCTGGAGGCGCACCGGGGCCTGGGTTTGGCCGAGGCCATGGTGCGAACACTCATGGATCTGCCAGAAGTTCAGGGCATGCGTCGCCTGATGCTCGCCACCCGCGATGCCCATGGCCTCTACCGGAAGCTGGGGTGGGAACCCGTGACCGATCCCGCGCCCCTCATGCAGATCCGCCGGGCCAACCTGTACCAGGCTCCACAGGAAGGGATGGAAGGCTAG